A genomic stretch from Thermoanaerobaculia bacterium includes:
- a CDS encoding M4 family metallopeptidase, producing MKKRSPKMSSAARWGLGLVLCAATATTAGPAAAAVAPLDGRSAGQLSAALQAPVEVSYSRATGAVRFLRVAPGAQSNLAPATGSPDERARGFFAAQASLFGIRDVGAELFLRKTTTEPSGQQHLIYDQFYRGVPVFAGELRAHFDGAGRLQAVNGNFVPQIDLPVAPVIGAQWASQRAIDFVRDRNGRATAAGLSASEPRLTIYRLGLDKGVAGTSHLAWRIDVSNAGDIREFVFVDARYGKVIDFLPGIHEAMNRRAFPGTDGAAPANSPEAWPASPDWVEGNAIPSAPANQERDNMLISSGDVYQRFFAGFGRDSYDAAGHVMDQAYERDYGCPNASWNGNLISFCPGFTTHDVTAHEWGHAYTEYTHNLIYRWQSGALNEAYSDIWGEAFDLETQLTNMIDTDAPDAARTAGACSSSFPSPPKWTVNSPAPIAADYVVGTADFGPPVTSSITQDLVIAIDGAGADTNDACEPLTNAGAMAGKIAFVNRGACSFYVKTLNAQAAGAAAIIIGNVAGSANPGTAPGMGCVADPTCLAGVYTISTVSLNFANAELMRANIAVPVNGTLQTQFPTDVSVRWLMGEDVDGGALRDMWNPLCFGNPGKVTDTAQYVCGTGDNGGVHSNSGVPNHAFALLVDGGTYNGHTVTSIGMVKALHLYYRAQTVYQLAASDFADHADAMEASCNDLVTAATLLDDPWGGPQQTMQAADCIEVADAMLAVEMRTEPTFCNFTPLLAQNPPAICSSGFPYTTQLFDWESGAAGWTVSRRGVVNPGTFLDRDWTIDASLPSGRSGSAFGALDPTDGDCVVDDETGALVLDSPTFVMPFGGAVPRLTFDHYVASEATWDGGNIKISVNGGPYTVVPPTAFSFNAQVSALSTVGAGNTNPLAGEMAWHGSDGGSNSGTWGRTIGNLTGIVAAGQNFKLRYEFGNDGCGGTDLGWWVDDVQIYTCQTAEPLFLDGFEVSTSARWSSVAP from the coding sequence ATGAAGAAGAGAAGTCCGAAGATGTCTTCCGCCGCGCGCTGGGGCCTGGGGCTCGTCCTCTGTGCCGCCACCGCCACCACCGCCGGACCGGCCGCTGCCGCCGTGGCGCCGCTCGATGGGCGTTCTGCCGGCCAGCTCTCCGCTGCCCTACAGGCGCCGGTGGAGGTGAGCTACAGCCGCGCGACTGGCGCCGTCCGATTCCTGCGCGTCGCGCCGGGCGCCCAGTCGAATCTCGCCCCTGCCACCGGCTCCCCCGACGAGCGTGCCCGCGGCTTCTTCGCCGCCCAGGCGTCGCTCTTCGGCATCCGCGACGTCGGCGCCGAGCTCTTCCTCCGGAAGACGACCACCGAGCCCTCGGGCCAGCAGCACCTCATCTACGACCAGTTCTACCGCGGCGTGCCAGTCTTCGCCGGCGAGCTGCGCGCCCACTTCGACGGCGCCGGCCGCCTGCAGGCGGTGAACGGCAACTTCGTCCCCCAGATCGACCTTCCGGTCGCGCCGGTCATCGGCGCCCAGTGGGCGAGCCAGCGGGCGATCGACTTCGTGCGCGACAGGAACGGCCGCGCCACCGCCGCCGGCCTCTCCGCCTCCGAGCCGCGCCTGACGATCTACCGCCTTGGTCTCGACAAGGGCGTCGCCGGAACGAGCCATCTGGCGTGGCGGATCGACGTCTCGAACGCCGGTGATATCCGCGAGTTCGTCTTCGTCGATGCCCGCTACGGCAAGGTGATCGATTTCCTGCCCGGCATCCACGAGGCCATGAACCGCCGTGCCTTCCCTGGCACCGACGGCGCCGCGCCGGCGAACTCGCCGGAGGCCTGGCCGGCTTCGCCGGACTGGGTGGAGGGCAACGCAATTCCGTCCGCTCCTGCGAATCAGGAGCGCGACAACATGCTGATTTCGTCCGGCGATGTCTACCAGCGCTTTTTCGCCGGTTTCGGGCGCGACTCCTACGACGCTGCCGGCCACGTCATGGACCAGGCCTATGAGCGTGACTACGGCTGCCCGAACGCCTCCTGGAACGGCAACCTGATCTCCTTCTGCCCCGGCTTCACCACCCACGACGTCACCGCGCACGAGTGGGGCCACGCCTACACCGAGTACACCCACAACCTGATCTACCGCTGGCAGTCGGGTGCGCTGAACGAGGCCTACTCCGACATCTGGGGCGAGGCGTTCGACCTCGAGACGCAGCTCACCAACATGATCGACACCGACGCGCCGGATGCGGCGCGCACGGCGGGCGCCTGCTCCTCGTCGTTCCCCAGCCCGCCCAAGTGGACGGTCAATTCGCCGGCTCCCATTGCGGCCGACTACGTCGTCGGCACGGCCGACTTCGGGCCGCCGGTCACCAGCTCGATCACCCAGGATCTGGTCATCGCCATCGACGGCGCCGGAGCCGACACCAACGACGCCTGCGAACCCCTGACCAACGCCGGCGCGATGGCGGGCAAGATCGCCTTCGTCAACCGCGGCGCCTGCTCGTTCTACGTCAAGACGCTGAACGCCCAGGCGGCTGGCGCGGCGGCGATCATCATCGGCAACGTCGCGGGGAGCGCCAATCCGGGAACGGCGCCGGGCATGGGTTGCGTCGCCGACCCGACCTGCCTCGCCGGCGTCTACACGATTTCGACCGTTTCGCTCAACTTCGCGAACGCCGAGCTCATGCGGGCGAACATCGCGGTGCCGGTCAACGGCACCCTCCAGACGCAGTTCCCGACCGACGTCTCGGTGCGCTGGCTGATGGGCGAGGATGTCGACGGCGGGGCGCTGCGCGACATGTGGAACCCCCTCTGCTTCGGCAACCCCGGCAAGGTCACCGACACCGCGCAGTACGTCTGCGGCACCGGCGACAACGGCGGCGTGCACTCGAACTCCGGCGTCCCGAACCACGCCTTCGCGCTGCTCGTCGACGGCGGCACCTACAACGGCCATACCGTGACGTCGATCGGCATGGTCAAGGCGTTGCACCTCTACTACCGGGCGCAGACGGTCTATCAGTTGGCCGCCTCGGACTTTGCCGATCATGCCGACGCGATGGAAGCCTCCTGCAACGACCTCGTGACGGCGGCGACGCTGCTCGACGATCCGTGGGGAGGGCCCCAGCAGACGATGCAGGCAGCCGACTGCATCGAGGTCGCCGACGCGATGCTGGCGGTCGAGATGCGCACCGAGCCGACCTTCTGCAACTTCACGCCGCTGCTGGCGCAGAATCCGCCGGCGATCTGCTCATCCGGCTTCCCCTACACCACGCAGCTCTTCGACTGGGAGAGTGGTGCCGCGGGCTGGACGGTCAGCCGGCGAGGGGTGGTCAATCCGGGAACGTTCCTCGATCGCGACTGGACGATCGACGCGTCGTTGCCGAGTGGCCGCTCCGGCAGCGCCTTCGGGGCCCTCGATCCGACCGACGGCGACTGCGTCGTGGACGACGAGACCGGAGCACTGGTTCTCGACAGCCCGACGTTCGTGATGCCGTTCGGCGGCGCCGTTCCCCGCTTGACGTTCGACCACTACGTCGCCTCCGAAGCCACCTGGGACGGCGGCAACATCAAGATCAGCGTCAACGGCGGGCCCTACACCGTCGTGCCGCCCACGGCGTTCTCCTTCAATGCCCAGGTGAGCGCGCTCTCCACGGTCGGCGCCGGCAATACCAACCCGCTGGCCGGCGAGATGGCCTGGCACGGCTCCGACGGTGGCTCCAACTCAGGCACCTGGGGCCGCACGATCGGCAACCTGACCGGCATCGTCGCCGCCGGCCAGAATTTCAAACTCCGCTACGAGTTCGGCAATGACGGTTGCGGAGGCACCGACCTCGGTTGGTGGGTCGACGACGTGCAGATCTACACCTGCCAGACCGCCGAGCCGTTGTTCCTCGACGGCTTCGAGGTGTCGACGTCCGCACGCTGGAG